From a region of the Qipengyuania spongiae genome:
- a CDS encoding aspartate-semialdehyde dehydrogenase, translating into MGYRVVVVGATGNVGREVMQVLAERGFPCDEVAAVASSRSQGSEVEFGDTGKMLKCQNIEYFDWNGWDIALFAAGSGPAKQYAPKAAAAGCVVIDNSSLYRMEPDVPLIVPEVNPEAIHDYSKRNIIANPNCSTAQLVVALKPLHDAAKIKRVVVSTYQSVSGAGKAGMDELFEQSRNIFVGDPTEPVKFTKQIAFNVIPHIDAFLDDGSTKEEWKMVVETKKILDPKVKVSATCVRVPVFVGHSEAVNIEFENEISAEQAQDILREAPGCMLVDKREDGGYITPVEAAGDSATYISRVREDPTVDNGLVLWCVSDNLRKGAALNAVQIAELLGRECLKKG; encoded by the coding sequence TTGGGTTATCGGGTAGTCGTGGTCGGAGCGACGGGGAATGTCGGACGCGAGGTGATGCAGGTCCTCGCCGAGCGCGGCTTTCCCTGCGACGAAGTGGCGGCAGTCGCGTCGAGCCGGAGCCAGGGGTCCGAGGTCGAGTTTGGCGACACCGGCAAGATGCTCAAGTGTCAGAACATCGAATATTTCGACTGGAACGGCTGGGACATCGCCCTGTTCGCGGCCGGAAGCGGCCCAGCGAAGCAATATGCGCCCAAGGCCGCGGCCGCTGGCTGCGTGGTGATCGACAATTCCTCGCTCTACCGCATGGAGCCTGACGTTCCGCTGATCGTGCCGGAGGTCAATCCGGAGGCGATCCACGATTATTCCAAGCGCAACATCATCGCCAATCCCAACTGCTCGACCGCGCAGCTCGTGGTGGCGCTGAAGCCGCTGCATGACGCGGCGAAGATCAAGCGCGTCGTCGTCTCCACCTACCAGTCGGTCTCCGGTGCGGGCAAGGCGGGGATGGATGAACTGTTCGAGCAGAGCCGCAACATCTTCGTCGGCGATCCGACCGAACCGGTGAAGTTCACCAAGCAGATCGCCTTCAACGTCATTCCGCATATCGACGCCTTCCTCGACGATGGTTCGACCAAGGAGGAATGGAAGATGGTGGTCGAGACGAAGAAGATCCTCGATCCCAAGGTCAAGGTCAGCGCGACCTGTGTCCGGGTGCCGGTTTTCGTCGGCCATTCCGAGGCGGTGAACATCGAGTTCGAGAACGAGATTTCGGCCGAACAGGCGCAGGACATCCTGCGCGAGGCGCCGGGCTGCATGCTCGTCGACAAGCGCGAGGACGGGGGATACATCACGCCAGTAGAGGCTGCCGGGGACAGTGCGACCTATATCAGCCGCGTGCGCGAGGACCCGACGGTCGACAATGGCCTGGTCCTCTGGTGCGTAAGCGACAATCTGCGCAAGGGCGCGGCTCTCAATGCGGTGCAGATCGCCGAACTGCTCGGCCGCGAATGCCTGAAAAAGGGCTGA
- a CDS encoding Nramp family divalent metal transporter, whose translation MENRQSGATPEAPSGIARLRHLGPGIVVAATGVGAGDLVATLIAGSRFGYALLWAAVLGCVVKIALSEGSARYHLATGSTILAGWRTLGRWTGWYFGIYVIVWGFIYGATAMSATALPLSALFPGLPLWAWAIIAGLVGFVFVSFNRYETFETIMKVLVGTMFVIIVGLALLVSSDLPDLATGLWPSLPEGSLFYTLGLIGGVGGTVTTAAYGYWAQVKGWNGIPWLPTMRLDNATAYIVTGVFVIAMLIVGAELLYSAGIALQDSDRGLLGLSDVLSDRFGPGIASLFLVGFAATAISSLFGVWHGMSLFFADWWYQMRGGIPEGDHEGSPAFHFYLCWLTFPPMLLLFAGRPFLLVIVYGAFGALFMPFLAITLLLLLNSRQVPAEARNGWLANGVLAGSALLFIVLAAQQLWQLAA comes from the coding sequence GTGGAAAATCGGCAATCCGGAGCGACACCGGAGGCACCCTCGGGGATCGCGCGCCTGCGTCACTTGGGTCCGGGGATCGTCGTAGCGGCGACCGGCGTCGGCGCGGGCGATCTGGTCGCTACACTGATTGCCGGATCGCGTTTCGGCTACGCACTACTCTGGGCGGCGGTGCTGGGATGCGTGGTGAAGATTGCCTTGTCAGAGGGGTCGGCGCGCTATCATCTGGCCACCGGATCGACGATCCTCGCGGGCTGGCGGACGCTCGGGCGATGGACAGGCTGGTATTTCGGCATCTACGTGATCGTATGGGGCTTCATCTATGGTGCGACCGCCATGAGCGCGACCGCCCTGCCTCTGAGCGCGTTGTTTCCTGGCCTGCCGCTCTGGGCGTGGGCCATCATCGCGGGCCTTGTCGGGTTCGTGTTCGTCTCCTTTAACCGCTACGAGACCTTCGAGACGATCATGAAGGTGCTGGTCGGCACGATGTTCGTCATAATCGTGGGTCTGGCGCTCCTGGTCTCGTCCGACCTGCCCGATCTCGCCACCGGACTGTGGCCAAGCCTGCCGGAGGGATCGCTGTTCTACACGCTCGGATTGATCGGCGGCGTCGGCGGTACGGTCACGACTGCGGCCTACGGGTACTGGGCGCAAGTCAAGGGCTGGAACGGCATCCCCTGGCTGCCGACCATGCGGCTCGACAACGCCACGGCCTACATCGTCACCGGAGTCTTCGTCATCGCTATGCTGATTGTCGGTGCGGAGCTGCTTTATTCTGCCGGAATTGCCTTGCAGGACAGCGATCGCGGCCTGCTGGGCCTGTCCGACGTGCTGAGCGATCGGTTCGGGCCGGGTATCGCCTCCCTGTTCCTCGTCGGCTTCGCAGCGACCGCGATTTCGAGCCTGTTCGGCGTCTGGCACGGGATGAGCCTGTTCTTCGCGGACTGGTGGTACCAGATGCGCGGAGGGATCCCCGAAGGCGATCACGAGGGTTCGCCCGCCTTCCACTTCTATCTGTGCTGGCTGACCTTCCCGCCCATGTTGCTGCTGTTCGCCGGTCGGCCGTTCCTGCTGGTGATCGTGTATGGCGCGTTCGGCGCGCTGTTCATGCCGTTTCTGGCGATCACGCTGCTTTTGCTGCTCAATTCGCGGCAGGTGCCGGCCGAAGCGCGGAACGGATGGCTGGCCAACGGCGTGCTGGCCGGATCGGCGCTGCTCTTCATCGTGCTCGCCGCGCAGCAATTGTGGCAACTCGCCGCTTGA
- a CDS encoding alpha/beta fold hydrolase yields MTDAGSEFFESFDGTRLALHRHGSGRPLVLLHGLFSSARMNWIKWGHDEAIAAEGYEVLMLDFRVHGESEAPHDPARYPENVLVRDVAALVDHLGLDEYDLGGFSLGARTSLHAVANGVLSPARLVVGGMGTAGLGEWEKRAAYFRRVIDEFDAIPRDDPAYFSMQFLKSQGVDRKAARLLLDTMPDLDLARLAGVTMPALVVCGDEDRDNGSAEELADLLPGATYMEVPGTHMSSVTKPDLGRAIADWLGPAA; encoded by the coding sequence ATGACCGACGCGGGATCAGAATTTTTCGAAAGCTTCGACGGGACCCGACTGGCACTGCATCGCCATGGCAGCGGGCGCCCTTTGGTGCTGCTCCACGGCCTGTTCTCCAGCGCACGAATGAACTGGATCAAGTGGGGGCATGACGAAGCGATCGCGGCAGAAGGCTACGAAGTGCTGATGCTCGACTTTCGCGTGCACGGAGAAAGCGAGGCGCCGCACGATCCGGCGCGCTATCCCGAAAACGTGCTCGTCCGTGATGTCGCGGCGTTGGTCGATCACCTCGGGCTCGATGAGTACGATCTCGGCGGATTTTCCCTCGGCGCCCGCACCTCGCTGCATGCGGTGGCGAACGGTGTACTGTCCCCGGCGCGGCTGGTGGTCGGGGGCATGGGCACCGCAGGTCTTGGCGAATGGGAAAAGCGGGCGGCCTATTTCCGCCGGGTCATCGACGAGTTCGACGCCATACCCCGCGACGATCCAGCCTATTTCTCGATGCAATTCCTGAAGTCGCAAGGGGTCGACCGGAAAGCGGCACGGCTGCTGCTCGACACCATGCCGGATCTCGATCTTGCCCGGCTCGCTGGCGTCACGATGCCGGCGCTGGTCGTGTGCGGTGACGAGGATCGGGACAACGGTTCGGCCGAGGAGCTTGCGGATCTCTTGCCGGGCGCGACCTACATGGAGGTTCCCGGTACTCACATGAGCAGCGTTACCAAGCCCGATCTCGGACGCGCGATTGCGGACTGGCTCGGGCCCGCCGCTTGA
- a CDS encoding M2 family metallopeptidase — MKLFQTSLAAIAIATAVPALAQEAAPMAPETASYPMTPAGAKQFVDAVEAEMGPLTVENARVNWVNYTYITDDTDALAAASNAVLTEKGVENALQAAKYADIAGLDPVVMRKLNILRNGLTLPAPTTPGAATELNEISTSLSSQYGKGKGTLNGAEINGSDIEAEMGNPERTPAELAEMWASWHTNVGAPMKDDYARLVGIANEGAAELGFDDVGAMWRSGYDMDPAEFTAMTERLWQETRPLYEALHTYVRTKLNEKYGSEVQPATGPIRADLLGNMWAQEWGNIYPLVAPEGSGDLGYDIGELLKAQNKGPIDMVRIGEGFYSSLGFEPLPETFYQRSLFTKPADREVVCHASAWDVDNVDDIRIKMCIKVNADDFVTIHHELGHNYYQRAYNEQPLTFLTGANDGFHEAIGDFVALSITPEYLVQIGLLDRAQVPSADKDTGLLLRQAMDKVAFLPFGLLVDKWRWGVFDGSITPAEYNTVWHDLKREYQGIVPPVERPADAFDPGAKYHIPATTPYTRYFLARILQFQFYKAACDMAGWTGPLHRCSFYGNKEVGQKLNAMLEMGASKPWPDALETFTGTREMSAKPMLEYFAPLMDWLEEQNAGKQQGW, encoded by the coding sequence ATGAAACTGTTCCAGACCTCGCTCGCAGCCATCGCGATCGCCACCGCGGTCCCGGCACTTGCGCAGGAAGCTGCGCCGATGGCGCCCGAGACCGCCAGCTATCCGATGACCCCGGCGGGCGCGAAGCAGTTCGTCGACGCCGTGGAAGCGGAGATGGGTCCGCTCACCGTCGAGAACGCCCGGGTCAACTGGGTGAACTACACCTACATCACCGACGACACCGACGCTCTCGCTGCGGCCAGCAATGCCGTGCTGACCGAGAAGGGTGTCGAGAATGCGCTGCAGGCCGCGAAATATGCCGACATCGCGGGCCTCGATCCGGTCGTCATGCGCAAGCTGAACATCCTTCGCAACGGGCTCACCCTGCCGGCGCCGACCACGCCGGGCGCCGCGACCGAGCTGAACGAGATCTCGACCAGCCTTTCCAGCCAGTACGGCAAAGGCAAGGGCACGCTGAACGGCGCGGAAATCAACGGCTCCGACATCGAAGCTGAGATGGGCAATCCCGAACGGACCCCTGCCGAACTCGCCGAGATGTGGGCGAGCTGGCACACCAATGTCGGCGCGCCGATGAAGGACGATTACGCCCGGCTGGTCGGCATCGCCAACGAAGGCGCGGCCGAACTCGGCTTCGACGATGTCGGCGCCATGTGGCGTTCGGGCTACGATATGGACCCGGCTGAATTCACCGCCATGACCGAACGGCTGTGGCAGGAAACCCGGCCCCTCTACGAGGCGCTCCATACCTATGTCCGGACCAAGCTGAACGAGAAATACGGCAGCGAGGTCCAGCCTGCCACCGGTCCGATCCGCGCCGACCTGCTCGGCAATATGTGGGCGCAGGAATGGGGCAATATCTATCCACTGGTGGCGCCCGAAGGTTCGGGCGATCTTGGCTACGATATCGGCGAGTTGCTGAAGGCGCAGAACAAGGGACCGATTGACATGGTCCGGATCGGTGAGGGCTTCTATTCCTCGCTCGGCTTCGAACCGCTGCCCGAAACCTTTTACCAGCGCAGCCTGTTCACCAAGCCGGCCGATCGCGAGGTCGTGTGCCATGCGAGCGCGTGGGACGTCGACAACGTGGACGACATCCGGATCAAGATGTGCATCAAGGTGAACGCCGACGATTTCGTCACCATCCACCACGAGCTCGGCCACAATTACTACCAGCGCGCCTACAACGAACAGCCGCTGACCTTCCTGACCGGTGCGAATGACGGCTTCCACGAGGCGATCGGCGATTTCGTCGCGCTGTCGATTACTCCCGAATATCTCGTCCAGATCGGCCTGCTCGACCGCGCGCAGGTGCCGAGCGCGGACAAGGATACCGGCCTGCTGCTGCGCCAGGCGATGGACAAGGTGGCGTTCCTGCCCTTCGGCCTGCTGGTCGACAAATGGCGCTGGGGCGTGTTCGACGGCTCGATCACTCCGGCGGAGTACAACACTGTCTGGCACGATCTGAAGCGCGAATATCAGGGCATCGTGCCGCCGGTGGAGCGGCCCGCCGACGCCTTCGATCCGGGCGCGAAGTACCATATCCCGGCGACGACGCCCTACACTCGCTATTTCCTCGCGCGGATTCTGCAGTTCCAATTCTACAAGGCTGCCTGCGACATGGCGGGCTGGACGGGCCCGCTGCATCGCTGCTCGTTCTACGGCAACAAGGAAGTAGGCCAGAAGCTGAACGCGATGCTCGAAATGGGCGCGAGCAAGCCGTGGCCCGACGCGCTGGAAACCTTCACCGGCACGCGCGAGATGAGCGCCAAGCCCATGCTCGAATATTTCGCGCCGCTAATGGATTGGCTGGAAGAGCAGAACGCGGGCAAGCAGCAGGGATGGTAA
- a CDS encoding YncE family protein has protein sequence MVRIAVLLAAPLALAACVQGGANSAPVASGSDGALFVAGKFADTLARIDLATGRETVRVDSCATPHELATSPDDQYVALACYGGTSVDIFRTVGLEKVKSIDLGENARPHGIVWHANGDLYATAEGRKSVFWIKDPLGAAETFEYGTGQEGTHMLVVALDGRHAWTTDLGSKTVTRVDLLTRRAPQSIGVGVEPEGIALAPDGQTLYVSARGSDEVYAIDPQSMEVRKTLAVGDFPLRIAVRPQGDFAVTSDLEDGGLTVIDLADFSVARRITVSSPAEADARFQVTILWSPDGERIYVAETKSDTIAEVDFATGTVLRRLPGTGGGDGMAIVE, from the coding sequence ATGGTAAGGATCGCTGTTCTTCTCGCCGCCCCACTGGCGCTGGCGGCCTGCGTTCAGGGCGGCGCGAATTCGGCTCCCGTCGCGTCGGGATCCGATGGCGCGCTGTTCGTGGCGGGCAAATTCGCCGACACGCTCGCGCGGATTGACCTCGCCACGGGCCGCGAAACGGTGCGGGTGGACAGTTGCGCCACCCCACACGAACTGGCGACTTCGCCGGACGACCAGTATGTCGCGCTCGCCTGCTATGGTGGGACTAGCGTCGACATCTTCCGCACCGTTGGGCTGGAAAAGGTGAAGTCGATAGATCTGGGCGAGAATGCCCGGCCGCACGGCATCGTCTGGCATGCGAACGGCGATCTCTACGCGACGGCGGAGGGGCGCAAATCGGTCTTCTGGATCAAGGACCCGCTCGGCGCTGCCGAAACCTTCGAATACGGCACCGGGCAGGAGGGCACGCATATGCTGGTCGTCGCGCTCGATGGCCGCCACGCCTGGACCACCGATCTCGGTTCGAAAACAGTGACGCGGGTCGATCTGCTCACCCGCCGCGCCCCGCAGTCGATCGGGGTCGGCGTCGAGCCGGAAGGGATTGCGCTCGCGCCCGACGGGCAGACGCTCTATGTCTCGGCGCGCGGGTCCGACGAGGTCTATGCGATCGATCCGCAAAGCATGGAGGTGCGCAAGACACTGGCAGTTGGCGATTTCCCGCTGCGCATCGCCGTTCGGCCGCAGGGTGATTTCGCCGTGACGTCCGACCTCGAAGATGGCGGTCTGACGGTAATCGACCTAGCCGATTTCTCGGTGGCGCGCAGGATTACCGTATCCAGTCCGGCAGAGGCGGATGCCCGATTCCAGGTCACAATCCTGTGGTCGCCCGATGGCGAACGGATCTATGTCGCCGAAACGAAGTCGGATACCATCGCCGAAGTTGATTTCGCTACCGGTACTGTCTTGCGGCGTTTGCCCGGTACCGGGGGCGGGGATGGCATGGCGATCGTGGAATAA
- a CDS encoding YbjN domain-containing protein, translated as MGFKSIAFTALATGFVGLAHPAHGQTVTAGDPDGMVDVLTDAGYDASLETDDYGDPKIVTEAGGWPTSIVFYDCDENTHDGCGSVQFVTGLDRRDPMRPEDALAISQRFRFLAVSLDEEGDPFLHWDVITDEGVSAATFLKAFRRFGETVNDASEVIFAEERGQE; from the coding sequence ATGGGGTTCAAGTCGATCGCATTCACTGCCTTGGCCACCGGTTTCGTCGGGCTGGCGCACCCCGCTCACGGGCAGACCGTTACCGCCGGAGATCCGGACGGCATGGTCGATGTCCTCACTGATGCGGGATATGATGCGAGCCTGGAAACCGACGACTATGGGGATCCCAAGATCGTTACCGAAGCGGGCGGCTGGCCGACCAGCATCGTCTTCTACGATTGCGACGAAAACACGCATGACGGCTGCGGATCGGTCCAGTTCGTGACCGGGCTCGATCGCAGGGACCCGATGCGACCGGAAGACGCTCTGGCCATCAGCCAGCGGTTCCGTTTTCTCGCCGTATCGCTGGACGAGGAGGGCGATCCCTTCCTCCACTGGGACGTGATCACCGATGAGGGTGTATCTGCCGCGACCTTCCTAAAGGCGTTTCGTCGGTTCGGCGAGACGGTGAACGATGCGTCGGAGGTAATCTTCGCCGAGGAACGCGGGCAAGAGTAG
- a CDS encoding ATP-dependent zinc protease, producing the protein MRKNLPVVGWRELVHLPELGLHALPAKIDTGARTSSLHATVIDEYERDGEQYVRFAVDFSEQQVRQVCEAVHVDWRGITSSNGKTQRRRIVKTPLKIGSVEFRAEISLADRSDMKFPMLIGRSSLRRRFVVDSGHSWLQTSGRKPVEGHIP; encoded by the coding sequence ATGCGAAAAAATCTGCCCGTGGTCGGCTGGCGCGAGCTGGTCCACCTTCCCGAGCTTGGCCTCCATGCGCTTCCGGCGAAGATCGACACCGGGGCGCGCACCTCGTCGCTCCATGCCACGGTGATCGACGAATACGAGCGGGATGGCGAACAGTATGTCCGTTTTGCGGTCGACTTCTCGGAGCAGCAGGTTCGCCAGGTGTGCGAGGCCGTTCATGTCGACTGGCGCGGTATCACGAGTTCCAACGGCAAGACTCAGCGCCGCCGGATCGTTAAGACGCCGCTCAAAATCGGGAGCGTCGAATTCCGCGCGGAAATAAGTCTCGCCGATCGTTCGGACATGAAATTTCCGATGCTGATTGGCCGCTCTTCGCTTAGAAGACGGTTCGTCGTCGACTCGGGCCATTCGTGGCTGCAGACATCCGGCCGCAAGCCGGTCGAAGGGCACATACCCTGA
- the rimK gene encoding 30S ribosomal protein S6--L-glutamate ligase has protein sequence MKIAMLARNANLYSHKRLVEAAEQRGHSLDILNTTRCTVNIASHRPTLTYNGEQLSGYEAVIPRIGASITNYGLAVLRQFEMQGVWPLNESIAIGRSRDKLRSMQILAKHGLGLPLTAYANDPKAAEEIIKAVNGPPVVIKLLEGTQGIGVVLAETMSSAKSVIEAFRGANVNILVQEFIKEAGGTDIRALVIGGKVVAAMKRTGAPDDFRSNLHRGGSAQLIKITPEERSTAVRAAKRMGLNVCGVDMLRSNHGPVIMEVNSSPGLEGIEAATGKDIAGMIIDFVSANAKGGKTKTKGVG, from the coding sequence ATGAAAATCGCCATGCTGGCGCGCAACGCCAATCTCTATTCTCACAAGCGACTGGTCGAGGCTGCCGAGCAGCGGGGCCATTCGCTCGACATACTTAACACCACGCGCTGCACGGTGAACATCGCCAGCCACCGTCCGACATTAACCTACAACGGCGAACAATTGTCGGGCTACGAGGCGGTGATTCCCCGGATCGGGGCTTCGATCACGAACTACGGGCTGGCTGTCCTTCGTCAGTTCGAGATGCAAGGGGTCTGGCCGCTCAACGAGAGCATCGCCATCGGTCGTAGCCGTGACAAGCTGCGCTCGATGCAGATACTCGCCAAGCATGGGCTGGGCCTCCCGCTGACCGCCTACGCCAACGATCCCAAGGCGGCCGAAGAGATCATCAAGGCAGTGAACGGCCCGCCGGTGGTGATCAAGCTGCTCGAGGGAACGCAGGGCATCGGCGTGGTTCTGGCCGAGACGATGTCGTCGGCAAAATCGGTGATCGAGGCGTTTCGCGGCGCCAACGTCAACATTCTGGTGCAGGAATTCATCAAGGAAGCAGGCGGCACCGATATTCGCGCGCTGGTGATCGGCGGCAAGGTCGTCGCGGCGATGAAGCGTACCGGGGCGCCCGACGACTTCCGCAGCAATCTCCACAGGGGCGGCAGCGCCCAACTGATCAAGATCACGCCCGAGGAACGCAGCACGGCCGTTCGGGCCGCCAAACGCATGGGCCTGAACGTGTGCGGTGTGGATATGCTGCGGAGCAATCACGGCCCGGTCATCATGGAGGTGAACTCCTCGCCCGGTCTCGAGGGGATCGAAGCCGCCACCGGCAAGGACATTGCCGGAATGATCATCGATTTCGTGAGTGCGAATGCGAAGGGCGGCAAGACCAAGACTAAGGGCGTAGGCTGA
- a CDS encoding AMP nucleosidase, which translates to MDSIDSILDKVEKVYNAAVERLREDVIAFGRDRTVPPLERRTDGSYTYPELRLRFRGGDQPADRSRAFGRLNAPGLYTTTVTRPELFRDYLAEQLELISSNYEIEVEVGSSDQEIPFPYVLDGSAGAQMAGIDPNEIARHFPSTELADIGDELADGIELDNPEAPIPLSLFDGLRTDFSLARLAHYTGTRPEDFQRFILFTNYHRYVDEFVDWAGARIGADGCSHLAGAGGLHISERTENARAQLSDTAWRRHQMPAYHLVGEGRGGITLVNIGVGPSNAKTICDHLAVLRPEAWLMIGHCGGLRPSQKIGDYVLAHAYLRDDHVLDPVLPPEIPLPAIAEVQQALAGAAEEVSGEHGNDLKRRMRTGTVVTTDDRNWELRYTQTARRLSLSRAVGIDMESATIAAQGYRFRVPYGTLLCVSDKPLHGEIKLPGQANKFYEEAIAAHLQIGVTACRHLRKEGPRLHSRKLRAFNEPPFR; encoded by the coding sequence ATGGATTCGATCGATAGCATCCTCGACAAGGTGGAAAAGGTTTACAACGCGGCGGTCGAACGTCTGCGCGAAGACGTCATCGCCTTCGGACGCGACCGGACCGTACCGCCTCTGGAACGGCGCACCGACGGATCCTACACTTATCCCGAACTTCGTCTTCGCTTTCGCGGCGGCGACCAGCCCGCTGACCGGAGCCGCGCCTTCGGACGCCTAAACGCGCCCGGCCTCTACACCACCACGGTGACTCGACCGGAGCTGTTCCGCGATTATCTTGCGGAGCAGCTCGAACTCATCTCGTCGAATTACGAAATCGAGGTCGAGGTCGGCTCTTCGGACCAGGAAATACCCTTCCCCTATGTGCTCGACGGCAGCGCCGGAGCGCAGATGGCGGGAATCGATCCCAACGAGATCGCCCGGCATTTTCCGTCGACCGAGCTTGCCGACATAGGCGACGAGCTTGCCGACGGGATCGAGCTCGACAATCCGGAAGCGCCCATTCCGCTGTCCCTGTTCGACGGGCTGCGTACGGATTTCAGCCTTGCCCGCCTTGCCCATTATACGGGCACCCGGCCCGAAGACTTCCAGCGTTTCATCCTCTTCACCAACTATCACCGCTATGTGGACGAATTCGTCGACTGGGCCGGCGCGCGCATCGGTGCGGATGGATGCTCGCACCTTGCTGGCGCAGGCGGGCTGCACATTTCCGAGCGCACCGAAAACGCTCGCGCCCAGCTTTCCGACACCGCCTGGCGACGGCATCAGATGCCCGCCTATCATCTGGTCGGCGAAGGGCGTGGCGGGATCACGCTGGTCAATATCGGCGTGGGCCCCAGCAACGCGAAGACGATCTGCGATCATCTCGCTGTATTGCGGCCGGAAGCATGGCTCATGATCGGCCATTGCGGAGGCCTGCGCCCTAGCCAGAAAATCGGCGACTACGTGCTCGCCCACGCCTATCTGCGTGACGACCATGTCCTCGACCCGGTCCTGCCGCCGGAAATCCCGCTTCCCGCGATCGCCGAAGTACAACAAGCCCTAGCGGGCGCGGCGGAGGAGGTGTCGGGGGAGCACGGCAACGATCTGAAGCGGCGCATGCGCACGGGCACAGTGGTCACCACAGACGACCGTAACTGGGAGCTGCGTTATACGCAGACTGCACGTCGCCTGTCGCTGAGCCGTGCGGTCGGAATCGACATGGAAAGCGCGACCATCGCCGCGCAGGGATATCGCTTCCGCGTTCCCTATGGCACCTTGCTATGCGTCAGCGACAAACCGCTGCACGGGGAAATCAAGCTGCCGGGGCAGGCGAACAAGTTCTACGAAGAAGCGATCGCCGCGCATCTGCAGATCGGCGTCACCGCCTGCCGTCACCTACGCAAGGAAGGGCCGCGGCTCCACTCGCGCAAGCTGCGTGCCTTCAACGAGCCGCCGTTCCGCTGA
- the rplI gene encoding 50S ribosomal protein L9 → MDIILLERIGNLGSIGDVVTVKDGYARNFLLPQKKALRANDANKKVFEANRERLEKENAERRTEAETSGKDIDGVEIVMIRSSSNAGQLYGSVNVRDIVNGLAEKGHQVDKKQVVMGSPIKAIGMHDVTVALHPEVHVTVKANVARSEDEAELQSQGVDVLAQMFEDEQREIEEAAAANRTDPNLEPGEIPSDLLEDGVSTEEGTSVREAKIEATAPDTTSQDVAES, encoded by the coding sequence ATGGATATCATCCTCCTCGAACGGATCGGAAATCTCGGCTCGATCGGTGACGTCGTCACCGTGAAGGACGGCTACGCCCGCAACTTCCTGCTTCCGCAGAAGAAGGCCCTGCGCGCGAACGACGCCAACAAGAAGGTGTTCGAAGCCAATCGCGAGCGTCTGGAAAAGGAAAACGCCGAGCGCCGCACCGAGGCCGAGACCTCGGGCAAGGACATCGACGGCGTCGAGATCGTCATGATCCGTTCCTCGTCTAATGCCGGCCAGCTCTACGGCTCGGTCAATGTCCGCGACATCGTCAATGGTCTTGCTGAAAAGGGCCACCAGGTCGACAAAAAGCAGGTCGTCATGGGCAGCCCGATCAAGGCGATCGGCATGCACGACGTCACTGTCGCGCTTCACCCCGAAGTGCACGTGACGGTCAAGGCGAACGTCGCCCGCTCGGAAGACGAAGCCGAACTGCAGAGCCAGGGCGTCGACGTTCTTGCGCAGATGTTCGAGGACGAACAGCGCGAGATCGAGGAAGCGGCCGCCGCCAATCGCACTGATCCGAACCTCGAGCCGGGCGAGATCCCGTCCGACCTGCTCGAAGACGGCGTCAGCACCGAAGAGGGCACGTCGGTTCGCGAAGCGAAGATCGAGGCGACCGCGCCCGACACCACTTCACAGGACGTCGCGGAAAGCTGA
- the rpsR gene encoding 30S ribosomal protein S18, protein MARPFFRRRKSCPFQGKDAPTIDYKDVRLLQGFMSERGKIVPSRITAVSAKKQRELAKAIKRARHIGLLPYIVK, encoded by the coding sequence ATGGCCCGCCCGTTTTTCCGCCGCCGCAAGTCCTGCCCGTTCCAGGGCAAGGATGCGCCGACCATCGATTACAAGGACGTCCGTCTGCTCCAGGGCTTCATGTCCGAGCGTGGCAAGATCGTTCCTTCCCGCATCACCGCCGTCTCGGCGAAGAAGCAGCGCGAACTCGCCAAGGCGATCAAGCGCGCGCGCCATATCGGCCTGCTTCCCTACATCGTGAAGTAA
- the rpsF gene encoding 30S ribosomal protein S6, with protein MALYEHVFLARQDLSQSQVDALAATATEIVEANEGKVTKTETWGLKSLAYKIDRNRKAHFVMLNIEGPGGVVEELERQTRINEDVIRYMTIRVDEHEEGPSVMMRKSERDKKRRSDREERD; from the coding sequence ATGGCTCTCTACGAGCATGTATTCTTGGCGCGCCAGGATCTGAGCCAGTCTCAGGTCGACGCCCTGGCCGCCACCGCGACCGAGATCGTCGAAGCGAATGAAGGCAAGGTCACCAAGACGGAGACCTGGGGCCTCAAGTCGCTCGCCTACAAGATCGACCGCAACCGCAAGGCGCATTTCGTGATGCTCAACATCGAGGGCCCCGGCGGGGTCGTCGAGGAGCTCGAGCGCCAGACCCGCATCAACGAAGACGTCATCCGCTACATGACCATCCGCGTGGACGAACACGAAGAAGGCCCCAGCGTGATGATGCGCAAGAGCGAGCGCGACAAGAAGCGTCGTTCCGACCGTGAGGAGCGCGACTGA